In the Ramlibacter tataouinensis TTB310 genome, one interval contains:
- a CDS encoding transglycosylase SLT domain-containing protein: protein MTKRFHFAGLASLLLWLAGCANTPVTSPLPPADPAPVAEAPAATPAPPLPLPPVIPSGPLQPITAAEAASQEVASLLPPADLWDRIRRGFAMPALDSQLVRQQEQWYSSRPDYIQRMTERSRKYLFHIVEELERRGMPSELALLPFVESAFNPEAVSSARAAGMWQFMPATGTYFELKQNVFRDDRRDVLASTRAALDYLQKLHGMFGDWHLALAAYNWGEGSVGRAIARNQKRGRPAGYTDLDMPHETRNYVPKLQAVKNIVARPEQFRTELPLIENHPYFQSVTITRDIDVALAAKLADVALEDFKALNPSLSRPVIFAAGTPQILLPWDNATVFRRNFEGYTAGRYASWAAWTAPATMSVTEAARRVGMSEADFRAINNIPPRMRIRAGSVVLAPREGKLDRDVTGHVADNGQLNLSPEVVTRRTVVRAGANESVASIARRYRLSATQVADWNKVGSTALFRTGQQVVLYLPVRAAASKPRTAIKAAPRRPAAATRRR from the coding sequence ATGACAAAAAGATTCCACTTTGCCGGCCTGGCGAGCCTGCTGCTCTGGCTGGCCGGCTGCGCCAACACCCCCGTCACCTCCCCCCTCCCTCCTGCCGACCCTGCACCCGTCGCCGAGGCGCCGGCCGCGACGCCGGCGCCGCCCCTGCCGCTGCCGCCGGTCATCCCCAGCGGGCCGCTGCAGCCCATCACCGCGGCCGAAGCCGCCTCGCAGGAGGTCGCCTCGCTGCTGCCGCCGGCCGACCTGTGGGACCGCATCCGCCGCGGCTTCGCCATGCCGGCGCTGGACTCGCAGCTAGTGCGCCAGCAGGAACAGTGGTACTCGTCACGGCCCGACTACATCCAGCGCATGACGGAGCGCTCGCGCAAGTACCTGTTCCACATCGTCGAGGAGCTGGAGCGCCGCGGCATGCCGTCCGAGCTGGCGCTGCTGCCCTTCGTCGAGAGCGCCTTCAACCCCGAGGCCGTCTCCAGCGCGCGCGCCGCCGGCATGTGGCAGTTCATGCCGGCCACCGGCACCTACTTCGAACTCAAGCAGAACGTGTTCCGCGACGACCGGCGCGACGTGCTGGCCTCCACCCGCGCCGCGCTGGACTACCTGCAGAAGCTCCATGGCATGTTCGGCGACTGGCACCTGGCGCTGGCCGCCTACAACTGGGGCGAGGGCAGCGTGGGCCGGGCCATCGCGCGCAACCAGAAGAGGGGCCGGCCCGCCGGCTACACCGACCTGGACATGCCGCACGAGACGCGCAACTACGTGCCCAAGCTGCAGGCGGTCAAGAACATCGTGGCGCGGCCCGAACAGTTCCGCACCGAGCTGCCGCTGATCGAGAACCACCCCTACTTCCAGAGCGTGACCATCACGCGCGACATCGACGTGGCGCTGGCCGCCAAGCTGGCCGACGTGGCGCTGGAGGATTTCAAGGCGCTCAACCCCTCGCTCAGCCGCCCGGTCATCTTCGCGGCCGGCACGCCGCAGATCCTGCTGCCCTGGGACAACGCGACGGTGTTCCGGCGCAACTTCGAGGGCTACACCGCCGGGCGCTATGCCAGCTGGGCGGCCTGGACCGCGCCGGCCACCATGAGCGTCACCGAGGCCGCGCGCCGGGTCGGCATGAGCGAGGCGGACTTCCGCGCCATCAACAACATCCCGCCACGCATGCGGATCCGGGCCGGGTCGGTGGTGCTGGCGCCGCGCGAAGGCAAGCTGGACCGCGACGTGACCGGCCATGTCGCGGACAACGGGCAGCTCAACCTGTCTCCGGAGGTGGTGACCCGCCGCACCGTGGTGCGCGCCGGCGCGAATGAATCGGTCGCCAGCATCGCCCGGCGCTACCGGCTCAGCGCCACGCAGGTGGCCGACTGGAACAAGGTGGGCTCGACGGCGCTGTTCCGCACCGGCCAGCAGGTGGTCCTGTACCTGCCGGTACGCGCGGCCGCATCGAAGCCGCGCACGGCCATCAAGGCTGCGCCGCGGCGGCCGGCGGCCGCCACGCGCCGCCGCTGA
- a CDS encoding ABC transporter substrate-binding protein, whose product MDETRAHACTTRRRFAAVAAAAAAAVAAPALRAQGKPEKTRVTIAVGGKAAFRCLPLTISEQLGYFQAEGLDVEVIDVPAGAAPVQAIAAGAADVVSGAYEHTIQLQSRNQFFQAFVLQGRAPQVAVGVSTRTFPSLRSAADLRGRRIGVSAPGSSANMVAHAVLARAGVKAGEVSYVGVGTSADALAALRSGQIDAMSNTDPVMTMLEHRGEVRIIGDTRTLKGTREVFGGPMPAGCLYAPQEFVQKNPNTCQALANAIVRALKWLQTAGPSDIIKTVPEAYLLGDRALYLAAFDKVREAISPDGVLADDGARTAVKALASFEPTVKADKIELARTYTNDFARRAKDKFKA is encoded by the coding sequence ATGGACGAGACACGCGCGCATGCATGCACCACGCGCCGCCGGTTCGCGGCGGTGGCCGCGGCGGCTGCGGCGGCCGTGGCGGCGCCCGCGCTGCGCGCGCAGGGCAAGCCCGAGAAGACCCGGGTCACCATCGCCGTGGGCGGCAAGGCGGCCTTCCGCTGCCTGCCGCTGACCATCTCCGAGCAGCTCGGGTATTTCCAGGCGGAGGGGCTGGACGTCGAGGTCATCGACGTTCCCGCCGGCGCGGCGCCGGTGCAGGCGATCGCCGCGGGTGCCGCCGACGTGGTCAGCGGCGCCTACGAGCACACCATCCAGCTGCAAAGCAGGAACCAGTTCTTCCAGGCTTTCGTGCTGCAGGGCCGCGCGCCGCAGGTGGCCGTGGGCGTGTCCACGCGCACCTTCCCCAGCCTGCGCAGCGCGGCCGACCTGCGCGGCCGGCGCATCGGCGTGTCGGCGCCCGGCTCGTCCGCCAACATGGTGGCCCATGCGGTGCTCGCGCGCGCCGGCGTGAAGGCCGGCGAGGTCAGCTACGTCGGCGTGGGCACCTCGGCCGACGCGCTGGCGGCCCTGCGCTCGGGCCAGATCGACGCCATGAGCAACACCGACCCGGTGATGACCATGCTGGAGCACCGGGGCGAGGTCAGGATCATCGGCGACACCCGCACGCTCAAGGGCACGCGCGAGGTGTTCGGCGGCCCCATGCCGGCCGGCTGCCTGTACGCGCCGCAGGAGTTCGTGCAGAAGAACCCCAACACCTGCCAGGCCCTGGCCAACGCCATCGTGCGTGCCCTCAAGTGGCTGCAGACGGCGGGGCCCAGCGACATCATCAAGACCGTGCCCGAGGCCTACCTGCTGGGCGACCGGGCGCTGTACCTGGCCGCCTTCGACAAGGTGCGCGAGGCGATCTCGCCGGACGGCGTGCTGGCCGACGACGGTGCCCGCACGGCGGTCAAGGCCCTGGCCAGCTTCGAGCCCACGGTCAAGGCCGACAAGATCGAGCTCGCGCGCACCTACACCAACGATTTCGCCCGGCGCGCCAAGGACAAGTTCAAGGCCTGA
- a CDS encoding MAPEG family protein: protein MGFARFTVAYWCVLIAALLPIACAGLAKWRGFGRPRREGGYDNHEPRAWLARQTDWPARANAAQANSFEALPFFIGAVIIAHQLRASQTLLDILALLFITLRVIYIAMYVAGLPSVRSAVWLAALGVNVAILFVGYR from the coding sequence ATGGGGTTCGCAAGATTCACCGTGGCCTACTGGTGCGTGCTGATCGCCGCACTGCTGCCCATCGCGTGCGCCGGCCTGGCCAAGTGGCGGGGCTTCGGCAGGCCGCGCCGGGAGGGGGGCTACGACAACCATGAGCCGCGCGCCTGGCTGGCCAGGCAGACCGACTGGCCGGCGCGCGCCAATGCGGCCCAGGCCAACAGCTTCGAGGCGCTGCCGTTCTTCATCGGCGCGGTCATCATCGCCCACCAGCTGAGGGCGTCCCAGACGCTGCTGGACATCCTGGCGCTGCTGTTCATCACGCTGCGCGTCATCTACATCGCCATGTACGTGGCCGGGCTGCCCAGCGTGCGCAGCGCGGTCTGGCTGGCGGCGCTGGGCGTGAACGTGGCCATCCTGTTCGTGGGCTACCGCTAG
- the recR gene encoding recombination mediator RecR, giving the protein MSGSLQALVEALRRLPGVGAKSASRMAFHLLQHDRQGAQLMAQALQQAVASVRHCSRCHTFTEDEVCEVCRNPQRDASKLCVVETPADQAAVERTAAYRGLYFVLMGKLSPLDGIGPKDIGLAKLFERAADGQVQEVILATNFTAEGEATAHVIGEALKARGLRVTRLARGVPAGSELEYVDLGTIAHALVDRR; this is encoded by the coding sequence GTGTCCGGCAGCCTCCAAGCCCTGGTCGAGGCCTTGCGGCGCCTGCCCGGCGTGGGCGCCAAGTCGGCCTCGCGCATGGCTTTCCACCTGCTGCAGCACGACCGCCAGGGCGCCCAGCTGATGGCCCAGGCGCTGCAGCAGGCCGTGGCCAGCGTGCGCCACTGCAGCCGCTGCCACACCTTCACCGAGGACGAGGTCTGCGAGGTCTGCCGCAATCCGCAGCGCGACGCGTCCAAGCTGTGCGTGGTGGAGACGCCGGCCGACCAGGCCGCAGTGGAGCGCACCGCGGCCTACAGGGGCCTGTACTTCGTGCTCATGGGCAAGCTCAGCCCGCTGGACGGCATCGGCCCCAAGGACATCGGACTGGCCAAGCTGTTCGAGCGCGCCGCCGACGGCCAGGTGCAGGAGGTGATCCTGGCCACCAACTTCACGGCCGAGGGGGAGGCCACGGCGCACGTGATCGGCGAGGCGCTCAAGGCGCGCGGCCTGAGGGTGACGCGCCTGGCGCGCGGCGTGCCGGCCGGCAGCGAGCTGGAGTACGTGGACCTGGGCACGATCGCGCACGCGCTGGTGGACCGGCGCTAG
- a CDS encoding YbaB/EbfC family nucleoid-associated protein: protein MFNKGQLAGLMKQAQAMQDNLKKAQDELATIEVTGESGAGLVKVTMTCKHDVKRVAIDPSLLADDKDMLEDLVAAAFNAAVRKAEETSQEKMGKITAGMPGLPGGMKFPF from the coding sequence ATGTTCAACAAGGGACAGCTGGCCGGTCTGATGAAGCAGGCCCAGGCCATGCAGGACAACCTGAAGAAGGCCCAGGACGAGCTCGCCACCATCGAGGTGACCGGCGAGTCCGGCGCCGGCCTGGTCAAGGTGACCATGACCTGCAAGCACGACGTCAAGCGCGTCGCCATCGACCCCAGCCTGCTGGCCGACGACAAGGACATGCTGGAGGACCTGGTGGCCGCCGCCTTCAACGCCGCGGTGCGCAAGGCCGAGGAGACCTCGCAGGAGAAGATGGGCAAGATCACGGCCGGCATGCCGGGCCTGCCCGGCGGCATGAAATTCCCCTTTTAG
- the dnaX gene encoding DNA polymerase III subunit gamma/tau, protein MSYLVLARKYRPKTFSEMVGQEHVVQALSNALGQQRLHHAYLFTGTRGVGKTTVSRVLAKSLNCQGPHGLGGITAQPCGACQACTEIDAGRFVDYTELDAASNRGVDEVQALLEQAVYKPVQGRFKVFMIDEVHMLTGHAFNAMLKTLEEPPEYLKFVLATTDPQKVPVTVLSRCLQFNLRPMAPQTVQEHLARVLEAEGVPADEPALRLLARAARGSMRDALSLTDQAIAFGGGRVEEAAVRQMLGSVDRSHVFRLIAALAGGDGRTVVETAEALRLHGLSAASTLEEMTAVLQRMAVLQAVPQAEDPSDPEAAETARLAAAMPADETQLLYSLCLHGRAELGLAPDEYAALTMVLLRLLAFKPGAQAPAPAPAAAPAEKKTLAEARPAPAPARTLAPAAAPLQAPAPARTAVPAVGAPPGQVLPVVVPAARPVPPRPLGRPDGRPASEVVGVPVRVQSESPREAAAQRAPAPLVPTEEGDFWHATVQQLVASEAVTALVRELALQSQLVARDTDHWLLRVERESLNQPASRDRLQAALRAAGHAVSLGVEVGAVTDSPARRNAQAAAERQRAAEEIIHGDPFVQQMMRDFGARIVPGSIKPLTNG, encoded by the coding sequence ATGTCCTACCTCGTGCTCGCCCGCAAGTACCGGCCCAAGACCTTCAGCGAGATGGTGGGCCAGGAGCATGTGGTGCAGGCCCTGTCCAACGCGCTGGGCCAGCAGCGGCTGCACCACGCCTACCTGTTCACCGGCACCCGCGGCGTGGGCAAGACCACGGTGTCGCGCGTGCTGGCCAAGTCGCTGAACTGCCAGGGCCCTCATGGCCTGGGCGGCATCACCGCCCAGCCCTGCGGCGCCTGCCAGGCCTGCACCGAGATCGACGCCGGCCGCTTCGTCGACTACACGGAGCTGGACGCCGCCTCCAACCGCGGCGTGGACGAGGTGCAGGCGCTGCTGGAGCAGGCCGTGTACAAGCCGGTGCAGGGCCGCTTCAAGGTCTTCATGATCGACGAGGTGCACATGCTCACCGGGCATGCGTTCAACGCCATGCTCAAGACGCTGGAGGAGCCGCCCGAGTACCTCAAGTTCGTGCTGGCCACCACCGACCCGCAGAAGGTGCCGGTGACGGTGCTCTCGCGCTGCCTGCAGTTCAACCTGCGGCCGATGGCGCCCCAGACCGTGCAGGAGCACCTGGCCCGGGTACTCGAAGCCGAGGGCGTGCCTGCCGACGAGCCCGCGCTGCGCCTGCTGGCGCGGGCGGCGCGCGGCTCCATGCGCGACGCGCTGTCGCTGACCGACCAGGCCATCGCCTTCGGCGGCGGCCGCGTGGAGGAGGCGGCGGTGCGCCAGATGCTGGGCAGCGTGGACCGCAGCCACGTGTTCCGCCTGATCGCCGCGCTGGCCGGGGGCGACGGCCGCACCGTGGTGGAGACCGCCGAGGCGCTGCGGCTGCACGGCCTGAGCGCGGCCTCCACGCTGGAGGAGATGACGGCCGTGCTGCAGCGCATGGCGGTGCTGCAGGCGGTGCCGCAGGCCGAAGACCCGTCCGACCCCGAGGCCGCCGAGACCGCGCGCCTGGCGGCGGCGATGCCGGCCGACGAGACCCAGCTGCTGTACAGCCTGTGCCTTCATGGCCGCGCCGAGCTGGGCCTGGCGCCCGACGAATACGCCGCGCTGACCATGGTGCTGCTGCGCCTGCTGGCCTTCAAGCCGGGCGCACAGGCGCCGGCCCCGGCCCCCGCCGCGGCCCCGGCGGAAAAAAAAACTCTAGCTGAAGCGCGGCCCGCGCCCGCCCCCGCGCGGACCCTGGCGCCCGCCGCCGCGCCGCTGCAGGCGCCCGCCCCCGCGCGCACCGCGGTGCCGGCGGTCGGCGCGCCGCCCGGGCAGGTGCTGCCGGTGGTGGTGCCGGCCGCCCGGCCGGTGCCGCCGCGGCCCCTGGGCCGGCCCGACGGCCGCCCGGCCAGCGAGGTGGTGGGCGTGCCGGTGCGCGTGCAGTCCGAGTCGCCGCGCGAGGCCGCGGCCCAGCGCGCGCCGGCGCCCCTGGTGCCCACCGAGGAGGGCGACTTCTGGCATGCCACCGTGCAGCAGCTGGTCGCCTCCGAGGCGGTGACGGCCCTGGTGCGCGAGCTGGCGCTGCAGTCGCAGCTGGTGGCGCGCGACACCGACCACTGGCTGCTGCGCGTGGAGCGCGAGTCGCTCAACCAGCCGGCCAGCCGCGACAGGCTGCAGGCCGCGCTGCGCGCCGCCGGCCATGCCGTCAGCCTGGGCGTGGAGGTCGGCGCCGTGACCGACAGCCCGGCGCGGCGCAACGCGCAGGCCGCCGCCGAGCGCCAGCGCGCGGCCGAGGAGATCATCCACGGCGACCCGTTCGTGCAGCAGATGATGCGTGACTTTGGCGCGAGAATCGTGCCCGGAAGCATCAAGCCCCTCACCAACGGCTGA
- a CDS encoding response regulator transcription factor encodes MTENQSPSPSALVVEDDEHIAHLLQFMLERQGYQVHLARDGRHGKELIETLPPPAFALLDVMMPFYDGFQLVTLLRAQPGWQAVPVIMLTAKTQERDIVRALEAGANDYVLKPFQPNELLARVKRFVRNPA; translated from the coding sequence ATGACCGAGAACCAGTCCCCCTCCCCGTCGGCCCTGGTGGTCGAAGACGACGAGCACATCGCCCACCTGCTGCAGTTCATGCTGGAGCGCCAGGGCTACCAGGTGCACCTGGCGCGCGACGGCCGCCACGGCAAGGAACTCATCGAGACGCTGCCCCCGCCGGCCTTCGCCCTGCTGGACGTGATGATGCCGTTCTACGACGGCTTCCAGCTGGTGACGCTGCTGCGGGCCCAGCCCGGCTGGCAGGCGGTGCCGGTGATCATGCTGACCGCCAAGACCCAGGAGCGCGACATCGTCCGCGCGCTGGAGGCCGGCGCCAACGACTACGTGCTCAAGCCCTTCCAGCCCAACGAGCTGCTGGCCCGGGTCAAGCGCTTCGTGCGCAACCCGGCATGA
- a CDS encoding YaiO family outer membrane beta-barrel protein, with the protein MKIRAAALLAGLAGLAQAQNTPPVAVPVDRVTLQAEHSELDKGNTDWRELTLQLSRQWQPREAAELGLAQTRRFGLDDTQLRLGYSRPLSQRLTGSLQASASPTHRVLPKGSLGGALQYEFSPGWLLHGGARHTRYDATDVDEGRLALERYFGDYSLLAGWTPARALGQDTHAFELRGSWYYAPDSSVGVIAARGDEATQLGEDRIVLAEVRSLALLGRHRLSPQAALLWSLGRTRQGSFYTRTGASLGLQFAF; encoded by the coding sequence ATGAAGATTCGCGCCGCCGCGCTGCTAGCCGGGCTGGCCGGGCTGGCCCAGGCGCAGAACACGCCGCCGGTCGCGGTCCCGGTCGACCGCGTCACGCTGCAGGCCGAGCACAGCGAGCTGGACAAGGGCAACACCGACTGGCGCGAGCTCACGCTGCAGCTCAGCCGCCAATGGCAGCCACGCGAGGCGGCCGAGCTGGGGCTGGCGCAGACGCGGCGCTTCGGCCTGGACGACACCCAGCTGCGCCTGGGCTACAGCCGCCCGCTGTCGCAGCGCCTCACGGGCAGCCTGCAGGCCAGCGCCAGCCCCACGCACCGCGTGCTGCCCAAAGGCAGCCTGGGCGGGGCGCTGCAGTACGAGTTCTCGCCCGGCTGGCTGCTGCACGGCGGCGCCCGCCACACCCGCTACGACGCCACCGACGTCGACGAAGGCCGGCTGGCGCTGGAGCGCTATTTCGGCGACTACAGCCTGCTGGCCGGCTGGACGCCGGCGCGCGCGCTGGGGCAGGACACCCACGCTTTCGAGCTGCGCGGCAGCTGGTACTACGCGCCGGACAGCTCGGTGGGCGTCATCGCGGCGCGCGGCGACGAGGCGACGCAGCTGGGCGAAGACCGCATCGTCCTGGCCGAGGTGCGCTCGCTGGCGCTGCTGGGGCGGCACCGCCTGTCGCCCCAGGCCGCCCTGCTGTGGAGCCTGGGCCGCACCCGGCAGGGCAGCTTCTACACCCGCACGGGTGCGTCGCTTGGGCTCCAGTTCGCTTTCTGA
- a CDS encoding HEAT repeat domain-containing protein — protein MGSSSLSDPYLIAAFWAGVVATALVLLVCLLIVGLRLASRRREARWQRFVALWRPALLSVVAAEDAGLPLPPLRRRDGEHFLRLWLYLQESLRGGAADQLNEVALRLQVPDMAQRMLSRGSRPGQLLATLALGSLRHRPAWEALLRTAGRPLPLLSVNAARALVQIDPLAAAQQLMPLILSRHDWDTSRVASFLAGGRQAFWLLLVKVLPSLPPPEALRGLRLAEALRLQLPPRVLRTLLDPRRRPEVIWAALPLAHDDQALQAVRPLLAHPTWQVRQQATTTLARLAGPDDVPALAALLEDGRFEVRLAAARGLAALPFLRPDDLRQLQLQRPGGRDVVRHVLADLEAAA, from the coding sequence TTGGGCTCCAGTTCGCTTTCTGACCCGTACCTGATCGCGGCCTTCTGGGCCGGCGTCGTCGCCACCGCGCTGGTGCTGCTGGTCTGCCTGCTGATCGTCGGCCTGCGCCTGGCCTCGCGCCGGCGCGAGGCGCGCTGGCAGCGCTTCGTGGCGCTGTGGCGGCCGGCCCTGCTGTCGGTGGTGGCGGCCGAGGATGCCGGCCTGCCGCTGCCGCCGCTGCGGCGGCGCGATGGGGAACATTTCCTGCGCCTGTGGCTGTACCTGCAGGAGTCGCTGCGCGGCGGCGCCGCCGACCAGCTCAATGAAGTGGCGCTGCGCCTGCAGGTGCCCGACATGGCGCAGCGCATGCTCTCGCGCGGCTCGCGGCCGGGGCAGCTGCTGGCCACGCTGGCGCTGGGCAGCCTGCGGCATCGCCCGGCCTGGGAGGCGCTGCTGCGCACCGCCGGCCGGCCCCTGCCGCTGCTGTCGGTGAACGCGGCGCGCGCCCTGGTGCAGATCGACCCCCTGGCCGCCGCCCAGCAGCTGATGCCGCTGATCCTCTCGCGCCACGACTGGGACACCAGCCGGGTCGCCTCGTTCCTGGCCGGCGGGCGCCAGGCCTTCTGGCTGCTGCTGGTCAAGGTGCTGCCCTCGCTGCCGCCGCCGGAGGCGCTGCGCGGCCTGCGCCTGGCCGAGGCGCTGCGGCTGCAGCTGCCGCCGCGGGTGCTGCGGACCCTGCTGGATCCCAGGCGCCGGCCCGAAGTGATCTGGGCCGCGCTGCCGCTGGCCCATGACGACCAGGCCCTGCAGGCGGTGCGGCCGCTGCTGGCCCACCCCACCTGGCAGGTGCGGCAGCAGGCCACCACCACCCTGGCCCGCCTGGCCGGCCCGGACGACGTGCCGGCGCTGGCCGCCCTGCTGGAGGACGGCCGCTTCGAGGTCCGGCTGGCGGCCGCCCGCGGCCTGGCGGCCCTGCCCTTCCTGCGGCCCGACGACCTGCGGCAGCTGCAGCTGCAGCGCCCCGGCGGGCGCGACGTGGTGCGGCACGTGCTGGCCGACCTGGAGGCCGCGGCATGA
- a CDS encoding glycosyltransferase family 2 protein, with protein sequence MMSSRLVVDFATWFVLGYFVLLNTGYLLLNLLSMVSLWHSQQERVLDELPQVFTGLEPAISLLVPAYNEEANIAASLRSMLQLEYSEFEIIVVNDGSKDGTLDVLRREFDLYPFPEAVNPRLQTQPVRQVYRSRLHANLRVIDKDNGGKADSLNAGINLARHPLFCGVDADSLLARDSLQRVARPFLRDPRVVATGGTVRPANGCKVEAGFLTQVGLPSNPWALFQVVEYLRAFLFGRLGWSQLGAMLIISGAFGLFRTDVVVAAGGYRRKTIGEDMELVVRIHRMLRERGRPYRIEFVADPVCWTEVPEDRATLANQRIRWQRGLSESLAPHWRLMFSRHGGAPGWIAFPFMVLFEWLGPVVELGGYIFMAFAYAFGLVSWDAFAVFLFVAIGLGILLSASGLLLEEMAFHIYPRMRQLSLLALVVVAENFGYRQLNAWWRLVGLWRWATQREAKWGEMKRKGLQAQVETK encoded by the coding sequence ATGATGAGCTCGCGCCTGGTCGTCGATTTCGCGACCTGGTTCGTGCTGGGCTACTTCGTGCTGCTCAACACCGGCTACCTGCTGCTGAACCTGCTGTCGATGGTCAGCCTGTGGCACAGCCAGCAGGAGCGCGTGCTGGACGAGCTGCCGCAGGTGTTCACCGGCCTGGAGCCGGCCATCAGCCTGCTGGTGCCGGCCTACAACGAGGAGGCCAACATCGCCGCTTCGCTGCGCTCCATGCTGCAGCTGGAGTATTCCGAGTTCGAGATCATCGTCGTCAACGACGGCTCCAAGGACGGCACGCTGGACGTGCTGCGGCGCGAGTTCGACCTCTACCCCTTTCCCGAGGCGGTCAACCCGCGCCTGCAGACCCAGCCGGTGCGCCAGGTGTACCGCTCGCGCCTGCATGCCAACCTGCGCGTGATCGACAAGGACAACGGCGGCAAGGCCGATTCGCTCAACGCCGGCATCAACCTGGCGCGGCACCCGCTGTTCTGCGGCGTGGACGCCGACTCCCTGCTGGCGCGCGACAGCCTGCAGCGCGTAGCCCGCCCCTTCCTGCGCGACCCGCGGGTGGTGGCCACCGGCGGCACGGTGCGGCCGGCCAACGGCTGCAAGGTGGAGGCCGGTTTCCTGACGCAGGTGGGCCTGCCGTCCAACCCCTGGGCGCTGTTCCAGGTGGTGGAGTACCTGCGCGCCTTCCTGTTCGGCCGCCTGGGCTGGTCGCAGCTGGGCGCCATGCTGATCATCTCGGGCGCCTTCGGCCTGTTCCGCACCGACGTGGTGGTGGCCGCCGGCGGCTACCGCCGCAAGACCATCGGCGAGGACATGGAGCTGGTGGTGCGCATCCACCGCATGCTGCGCGAGCGCGGCCGCCCCTACCGCATCGAGTTCGTGGCCGACCCGGTGTGCTGGACCGAGGTGCCGGAGGACCGCGCCACCCTGGCCAACCAGCGCATCCGCTGGCAGCGCGGGCTGTCCGAGAGCCTGGCGCCGCATTGGCGGCTGATGTTCAGCCGGCACGGCGGCGCGCCGGGCTGGATCGCCTTCCCCTTCATGGTGCTGTTCGAGTGGCTGGGCCCGGTGGTGGAACTGGGAGGCTACATCTTCATGGCGTTCGCCTATGCCTTCGGCCTGGTGTCCTGGGACGCCTTCGCCGTCTTCCTGTTCGTGGCCATCGGCCTGGGCATCCTGCTGTCCGCCTCCGGCCTGCTGCTGGAGGAGATGGCCTTCCACATCTACCCGCGCATGCGCCAGCTGAGCCTGCTGGCCCTGGTGGTGGTCGCCGAGAACTTCGGCTACCGCCAGCTCAACGCTTGGTGGCGCCTGGTCGGCCTGTGGCGCTGGGCCACGCAGCGCGAGGCCAAGTGGGGTGAGATGAAGCGCAAGGGCCTGCAGGCGCAGGTGGAGACGAAATGA